A single window of Ignavibacteriales bacterium DNA harbors:
- a CDS encoding glycosidase, protein MNEKQFNEKLNQLLLEHEKLIKRKNIKIEKSNGVYNRYKYPILTSEHTPLFWRYDLNYISNPYLMERQGINCTFNSGAMIFKGKIVLAVRVEGVDRKSFFAIAESLNGIDNFKFWDYPVKMPQTERPDSNVYDMRLVEHEDGWIYGLFCTERHDDSRPDDTSAAVASCGIARTKDLVEWERLPDLISYTGQQRNVVLHQEFINGKYGLYTRPQDGFIETGSGGGIGWGLTDSMEHPEVKKEIIIDRKVYHTIYEVKNGLGPAPIKTEKGWLHLAHGVRNTAAGLRYVLYLMLADQQYPMNIIHKPAGYFIAPEGDERVGDVSNVTFSNGWVKKPNGEVLIYYASSDTRMHVAVSTIDKLLDYVTNTPEDRFISSECVKTRNELIEKNLTILNKHKKK, encoded by the coding sequence ATGAATGAAAAACAATTCAATGAAAAATTAAATCAATTGTTGCTTGAGCACGAAAAATTAATCAAAAGGAAAAATATAAAAATTGAAAAAAGTAATGGTGTATATAACCGTTACAAATATCCTATACTTACTTCAGAACATACACCTCTTTTTTGGCGTTATGATTTGAATTATATAAGTAATCCTTATCTAATGGAAAGGCAAGGAATCAATTGTACTTTCAATTCAGGGGCAATGATTTTTAAAGGCAAGATAGTTTTAGCTGTGAGAGTTGAGGGAGTTGACAGAAAGTCTTTCTTTGCTATTGCCGAATCTCTAAACGGAATTGATAATTTCAAATTCTGGGATTATCCTGTTAAAATGCCCCAAACAGAAAGACCGGATTCAAACGTGTACGATATGCGTCTTGTGGAACATGAAGACGGATGGATTTATGGATTATTCTGTACTGAACGACACGATGACAGCAGACCTGACGATACTTCTGCGGCAGTTGCTTCATGCGGAATTGCACGAACGAAAGATCTTGTGGAATGGGAAAGATTACCTGATCTAATCTCATATACAGGTCAGCAGAGAAACGTTGTTCTTCATCAGGAATTTATAAATGGAAAATATGGATTGTACACAAGACCCCAGGATGGATTCATTGAAACTGGAAGCGGCGGCGGAATTGGATGGGGATTAACAGATAGCATGGAACACCCGGAAGTAAAAAAAGAAATAATTATCGATCGTAAGGTTTATCATACAATTTACGAAGTTAAAAATGGATTGGGTCCAGCCCCCATCAAAACAGAAAAAGGATGGTTGCATTTAGCTCACGGAGTTAGAAATACAGCAGCAGGATTGAGATATGTTTTATATCTGATGCTCGCAGACCAGCAATACCCAATGAATATTATACATAAGCCGGCCGGATATTTTATTGCGCCCGAAGGTGATGAAAGGGTAGGCGATGTATCCAATGTTACTTTCAGCAATGGATGGGTTAAAAAACCTAACGGTGAAGTTTTAATTTATTATGCATCTTCCGATACAAGAATGCACGTTGCCGTTTCTACCATAGATAAACTTCTTGATTACGTAACTAATACACCTGAAGATAGATTTATAAGCTCTGAATGTGTTAAGACAAGAAATGAATTGATTGAAAAAAATCTGACAATTCTGAATAAACATAAAAAGAAATGA
- a CDS encoding glycoside hydrolase family 9 protein, whose amino-acid sequence MNSSLHINENGYYEMPGLNVMLFDDFYPEGHQGGLTIIQHGIRVAANGDIRLEPTPGQWAPVPKVGQRKIDRQNEVIEVSLWYPDSSKDRKGFNPINYPDLKIKYTIKTLVEGNNIKVIVDLEKPLPANWANKVGFNLELFPGHYFGEHFLMDDESGIFPRQANGPMMKDADGNLQIVPMAVGKELVVSPGVEGREIIFISNKSDLQLIDGRGLHNNGWFVLRSTIPQGVDKNAVEWIISPKVNPDWRYKPVIQVSQIGYHPKQIKFAVIELDKLTEEFEPVQLIKINENSQKVIKEDLHPIAWGSFLRYKYLRFDFTNVTEQGIYKLKYGNVESNEFEIKKNIFARNVWQPTLEYFLPVQMCHMKIKDRYKTWHGLCHMDDALMAPINHNHFDGYFQKGSTLTKYQSGEHVPGLNIGGWHDAGDYDLRIESQAETVYRLSQAYEYFKNDYDETYIDENSRLVKIHNPDGKPDLLQQIEHGVLSIVGAYESMGRLYRGIQESSLEQYVHLGDASTITDNLVYNKNEKDPILKQSLPQDDRLVFTEENPSRELEVAQVLAAANRVLKNFNPELAEKCLDISEELYKNNSSIKIRDKINTVAELYLTTSGREYEKILKENLDIICNNVEQYSEVLGRVVRKINDKNFTDRVEIAVKNAFDKITEQQKENPYGVPYKPYIWGAGWGIQSFGVKNLFLYLGFPEIFSSEYLFSAMNFILGCHPGENTASFASGVGVNSLIIAYGTNRDEWSYIPGGVGSGTALIRPDFPELKVWPYFWQQTEYVMGGGATDFMILAMAADSLFNK is encoded by the coding sequence ATGAATTCGAGCTTACATATAAATGAGAACGGTTATTACGAAATGCCGGGACTCAATGTAATGTTGTTTGATGATTTTTATCCCGAAGGCCATCAAGGTGGATTAACAATTATTCAACATGGAATACGTGTAGCGGCCAATGGTGATATACGTTTAGAACCTACTCCCGGGCAATGGGCTCCGGTTCCGAAAGTCGGTCAAAGAAAAATTGACAGGCAAAATGAAGTTATTGAAGTCAGTTTATGGTACCCGGATTCCAGCAAAGACAGAAAAGGGTTTAATCCAATTAATTACCCCGATCTAAAAATTAAATACACAATTAAAACTTTGGTTGAAGGAAATAATATTAAAGTAATTGTAGATCTTGAAAAACCTTTGCCGGCTAATTGGGCAAACAAAGTCGGATTTAATTTGGAATTATTCCCCGGTCACTATTTTGGAGAACATTTTTTGATGGATGATGAATCTGGAATATTCCCTCGGCAAGCAAATGGACCGATGATGAAAGATGCTGATGGAAATTTACAAATAGTACCAATGGCTGTTGGAAAAGAGTTAGTGGTATCACCAGGTGTTGAAGGAAGAGAAATAATATTTATAAGTAATAAAAGCGATCTTCAGTTAATTGACGGAAGAGGTTTGCATAACAATGGGTGGTTTGTGCTGCGTTCAACAATTCCTCAAGGTGTTGATAAAAATGCGGTCGAATGGATAATCTCTCCAAAAGTAAATCCAGATTGGAGATATAAACCGGTAATTCAAGTATCACAGATTGGTTATCATCCTAAGCAAATAAAATTTGCTGTTATTGAACTTGATAAATTGACAGAAGAATTCGAACCGGTTCAGCTTATCAAAATAAACGAGAACTCCCAGAAGGTAATAAAAGAAGATCTTCATCCAATTGCATGGGGAAGTTTTTTACGATACAAATATTTGCGTTTCGATTTCACTAATGTAACAGAACAAGGAATTTATAAATTAAAATACGGCAATGTTGAATCGAATGAATTTGAAATCAAAAAAAATATTTTTGCAAGAAATGTATGGCAGCCAACATTGGAATATTTTCTTCCCGTACAAATGTGCCATATGAAAATTAAAGATAGATATAAAACATGGCACGGACTGTGTCATATGGATGATGCTTTGATGGCTCCGATTAATCATAATCATTTTGACGGTTATTTTCAGAAAGGTTCTACATTAACTAAATATCAATCCGGAGAACACGTACCCGGATTAAACATAGGCGGATGGCATGATGCTGGTGATTACGATCTTAGAATCGAATCTCAAGCAGAAACTGTTTATCGTCTTTCCCAAGCTTATGAATATTTTAAAAATGATTATGATGAAACCTATATTGATGAAAATTCCAGATTAGTCAAGATTCATAATCCGGATGGCAAACCAGATCTCTTACAACAGATTGAACACGGTGTTTTAAGTATAGTAGGAGCTTATGAATCAATGGGAAGATTATATAGAGGAATTCAAGAATCATCACTCGAACAATATGTTCACCTTGGAGATGCTTCAACAATTACCGATAATCTTGTTTATAATAAAAATGAAAAAGATCCTATATTGAAACAATCCTTGCCTCAAGACGACCGTTTAGTATTCACTGAAGAAAATCCTAGTAGAGAACTGGAAGTTGCACAAGTTTTGGCAGCAGCTAATAGAGTATTAAAAAATTTCAATCCCGAACTTGCAGAAAAATGTTTGGACATTTCTGAAGAACTTTATAAAAATAATAGTTCGATTAAAATAAGAGATAAGATTAATACTGTTGCAGAACTTTATCTCACTACATCAGGTAGGGAATATGAAAAGATACTCAAAGAAAATTTGGACATCATTTGTAATAACGTTGAACAATACAGTGAAGTACTTGGAAGAGTTGTAAGAAAAATAAATGATAAAAATTTTACTGATAGGGTAGAAATTGCTGTTAAGAATGCTTTCGATAAGATAACAGAACAACAAAAAGAAAATCCTTATGGTGTTCCATATAAACCATATATATGGGGAGCGGGATGGGGAATTCAATCGTTCGGTGTTAAGAATTTATTTTTATATCTGGGATTTCCAGAAATATTTTCTTCAGAATATCTCTTTAGTGCAATGAACTTTATACTTGGATGTCATCCCGGTGAAAATACTGCTTCATTCGCTTCCGGTGTAGGAGTTAATTCATTAATTATTGCTTATGGAACGAACAGAGATGAATGGAGTTACATTCCCGGCGGTGTAGGAAGCGGAACAGCATTAATTCGTCCGGACTTTCCGGAATTAAAAGTCTGGCCCTATTTCTGGCAGCAAACTGAATATGTAATGGGCGGCGGTGCAACGGATTTTATGATATTGGCAATGGCTGCAGATTCCTTATTTAACAAATAA
- a CDS encoding alpha/beta hydrolase-fold protein: MCNNKFNGTNILEILGSNLLKASKIFSVASLFWFASMNTYSQIPNKETTRCILSASIGEITSKITNKEYELIINLPYSYYKDTLKTYPVIYFCDGFYDFPLYAMIYSDQFYDKIINECFLVGFSYKGKNLDYEKLRAHDYTPTDVTKVGESGGALDFLSVIENEFIPFMEKNYRVNPKFRALSGCSLGGLFTLFAMFARPELFNAYIAISPAVFWIIIGFSNLRNNFIPPIQIYRFLYI; encoded by the coding sequence ATGTGCAATAATAAATTCAATGGAACAAATATTCTTGAAATACTTGGTTCAAACTTATTGAAAGCATCAAAAATTTTTTCTGTTGCTTCGTTGTTTTGGTTTGCTTCGATGAACACTTATAGCCAGATTCCCAACAAAGAAACTACTCGTTGCATATTAAGCGCATCAATAGGGGAGATAACTTCCAAGATCACTAATAAAGAATATGAACTGATTATTAATTTACCTTATAGTTATTATAAAGATACACTAAAAACTTATCCAGTAATTTATTTCTGTGATGGTTTCTATGATTTCCCGCTATACGCGATGATTTATAGCGATCAATTCTATGATAAGATAATCAATGAATGCTTCCTTGTCGGTTTTTCGTATAAAGGGAAAAATCTGGATTACGAAAAATTAAGAGCTCATGATTACACGCCAACCGATGTTACTAAAGTCGGTGAATCGGGTGGAGCTCTAGATTTTTTAAGCGTTATTGAAAATGAGTTTATTCCTTTCATGGAGAAAAATTATAGAGTCAATCCAAAATTTAGAGCATTAAGCGGATGCTCTTTAGGAGGGCTTTTTACATTGTTTGCAATGTTCGCACGTCCTGAACTCTTCAATGCATATATCGCTATAAGCCCTGCAGTATTTTGGATAATAATTGGCTTTTCAAATTTGAGGAACAATTTCATTCCGCCAATACAGATTTACCGGTTTCTTTATATATGA
- a CDS encoding RraA family protein, with translation MKGINFIETTVYSDVENPTILKLFEGLRVADVSDGMDMVGLPGTGLVDPAIHADWIDQKNLSHQFRGIAITARYVPTQKPDRPKPGEKFQDWEGNFYNSYSHEAYAKIIKPGSVVVIDDVEDKDIGSIGSYNILYWKSLGAVGVVTDASSRDTDEIAIEGVPLYLRKKGRGIRPGRNELESVNRPVVIGGVLVCPGDVVVADADGVIVVPRVNAEQVAKYAREILTKDKSARQQLYKDLKLPLDNTVK, from the coding sequence ATGAAAGGAATAAATTTTATAGAAACAACAGTTTACTCTGATGTAGAAAATCCAACTATATTAAAATTATTTGAAGGATTACGTGTCGCCGATGTTTCCGACGGAATGGATATGGTAGGATTGCCTGGTACCGGATTAGTAGATCCGGCAATTCATGCAGATTGGATCGATCAAAAGAATTTGTCTCATCAATTCAGAGGAATTGCAATCACTGCAAGATATGTTCCTACACAAAAACCGGATCGGCCTAAACCGGGAGAAAAATTTCAAGACTGGGAAGGTAATTTTTATAACTCTTATTCTCATGAAGCTTATGCGAAAATAATCAAACCAGGTTCTGTAGTAGTAATAGATGATGTTGAAGATAAAGACATAGGGTCTATCGGTTCTTATAACATTTTATATTGGAAAAGTCTTGGTGCGGTTGGTGTGGTTACAGATGCTAGTTCAAGAGATACGGATGAAATAGCTATTGAAGGAGTACCTTTATATTTACGGAAAAAAGGAAGAGGAATTCGGCCGGGTCGAAATGAATTGGAATCAGTTAACCGGCCAGTTGTAATCGGTGGAGTTTTGGTTTGTCCTGGCGATGTTGTTGTAGCCGATGCAGATGGGGTGATTGTTGTCCCACGAGTTAATGCAGAACAAGTTGCTAAATATGCTCGTGAGATTTTAACTAAAGATAAATCAGCAAGACAACAATTATATAAAGATCTAAAATTGCCTTTGGATAATACAGTTAAATAA
- a CDS encoding AGE family epimerase/isomerase yields MNIKSLVILISILFVMLFVFSTKEINNGNQYNWKKLEFDNGILLKEMKNLLNQDFELWYPLSIDTIYGGFYSDINYKWQLQGRQDKMIVTQARHVWTVSTVTLFNKDSIKLFQVASHGLKFLRNVMWDKEHGGFYNLVNQRGEPYKENGQIIKQVYGNAFAVYGLAAYFKATKDTAALKLAIEVFNWIDKHSFDPNYGGYFQFLSEEGMPFYEGYRGTPPKDQNSSIHLLECFTELYGVWPNKLLGDRLSSLLHLIRDRMVTKKGYLQLFFKRDLTPVSYRDSSSSDRQKNYEFDHVSFGHDIETAYLLLEASNTLGIQNDTTTLRIAKKMVDHSFINGWDKKFGGLYDGGYYFAGQKEISIIKETKEWWAQAEALNSFLMMSELFPNDPLNYFEKFCLQWDYIKKYLIDNEYGGWYWGGIDKVPDNKFYPKGTIWKGNYHTSRALINCINRLSKKVK; encoded by the coding sequence ATGAATATTAAAAGTCTCGTTATTCTAATTTCAATTTTGTTTGTGATGTTGTTTGTATTCAGCACAAAAGAAATCAACAATGGAAATCAATATAATTGGAAGAAATTAGAGTTTGACAATGGCATTCTCTTAAAAGAAATGAAAAATTTACTTAACCAAGATTTTGAATTGTGGTATCCTTTATCAATAGATACAATTTACGGAGGATTTTATAGCGATATAAACTATAAATGGCAGCTGCAAGGTAGACAGGATAAAATGATTGTGACTCAAGCCCGTCATGTCTGGACTGTTTCAACTGTTACTCTCTTTAATAAAGACAGCATAAAATTATTTCAAGTTGCTTCTCATGGTCTTAAGTTTCTTAGAAATGTTATGTGGGATAAAGAGCATGGAGGATTCTATAATTTAGTTAATCAAAGAGGGGAGCCATATAAAGAAAACGGGCAAATTATAAAACAAGTTTATGGAAATGCTTTTGCTGTTTACGGATTAGCCGCATACTTCAAAGCAACAAAAGATACAGCAGCATTAAAATTAGCTATAGAAGTTTTTAACTGGATTGATAAGCATAGCTTTGATCCTAATTACGGCGGCTATTTTCAATTCTTATCTGAAGAGGGAATGCCATTTTACGAAGGATATCGAGGCACTCCTCCGAAAGATCAGAACAGTTCAATTCATCTCCTGGAATGTTTTACTGAACTATATGGTGTGTGGCCTAATAAATTATTAGGAGATCGCTTGAGTTCACTGCTTCATCTAATTAGAGATAGAATGGTTACGAAAAAAGGGTACCTTCAATTATTTTTCAAACGGGATTTAACTCCGGTTTCATACAGAGACTCAAGTTCATCAGATAGACAAAAAAATTATGAGTTCGATCATGTTTCATTCGGGCATGATATTGAAACTGCTTATTTGCTGCTAGAAGCTTCGAACACATTGGGAATTCAAAATGACACCACAACATTAAGGATTGCTAAAAAAATGGTAGACCATTCTTTTATAAACGGATGGGATAAAAAATTTGGAGGACTTTATGATGGCGGTTACTATTTCGCCGGGCAAAAAGAGATATCCATTATAAAGGAAACAAAGGAATGGTGGGCACAAGCCGAAGCTCTTAATTCTTTTTTAATGATGTCCGAGCTATTTCCTAATGATCCATTAAATTATTTTGAAAAATTCTGTCTTCAGTGGGATTACATAAAGAAATATCTTATTGATAATGAATACGGAGGCTGGTATTGGGGTGGAATTGATAAAGTCCCCGATAATAAATTTTATCCCAAAGGAACAATTTGGAAAGGTAATTATCACACTTCAAGAGCATTGATTAATTGTATAAACAGATTGAGTAAAAAAGTAAAATAG